The Phocoena phocoena chromosome 4, mPhoPho1.1, whole genome shotgun sequence genome contains a region encoding:
- the GABRR3 gene encoding gamma-aminobutyric acid receptor subunit rho-3: MSNACAAGEIKKPHRRCFSSVKPTRKQETRMRKDDSAKVWPLKYKQLLHVEDQNSAVRPGFGGSPVGIDVQVESIDSISEVNMDFTMTFYLRHYWKDERLAFPSKTNKSMTFDHRLIKKIWVPDIFFVHSKRSFIHDTTVENIMLCVHPDGNVLFSVRITVTAMCFMDFSRFPLDTQNCSLELESYAYNEEDLMLYWKHGNKSLNTDQHISLSQFFIEEFGASSGFVFYSSTGWYHRLFINFVLRRHIFFFVLPTYFPTVLMVMLSWVSFWVDQRAVPARVSLGITMVLTMSTILSGVCASTPQVSYVKAVDVYLWVSSLFVFLSVLEYATVNYLTTVKTGKISGMYSIDAAQAMAFDGCYHDSTTDTDQTSFSLHSEEDSMQERCTGNLSTDSPPIKRRKLLGGQVGRIILENNHVIDTYSRILFPIVYITFNLFYWSIYV; this comes from the exons CAAACAAGAAACTAGAATGAGGAAAGATGACAGTGCCAAAGTGTGGCCTCTGAAGTATAAGCAACTTCTCCATGTAGAGGACCAGAATTCTGCAGTGAGACCTGGATTTGGAG GATCTCCAGTGGGTATAGATGTCCAGGTTGAAAGCATTGACAGCATTTCAGAGGTTAACATG GACTTTACAATGACTTTTTATCTCAGGCATTACTGGAAAGATGAAAGACTTGCCTTTCCCAGCAAAACCAACAAAAGCATGACTTTTGATCACAGATTAATCAAAAAGATTTGGGTGCCTGATATCTTTTTTGTCCATTCGAAGAGATCCTTCATCCATGATAcaactgtggagaacattatgctgTGTGTACACCCTGATGGAAATGTCCTCTTCAGCGTCAG GATAACTGTTACAGCAATGTGCTTTATGGATTTCAGCAGGTTTCCACTTGACACTCAAAACTGTTCCCTTGAACTGGAAAGCT ATGCCTACAATGAGGAAGATCTAATGCTGTACTGGAAACATGGAAACAAGTCCCTGAATACTGACCAGCATATTTCGCTTTCTCAGTTCTTCATCGAGGAATTCGGTGCATCCAGTGGATTTGTTTTCTATAGCAGCACAG GTTGGTACCACAGGCTTTTCATCAACTTTGTGCTAAGGAGGCATATTTTCTTCTTCGTGCTGCCAACCTATTTCCCAACTGTGTTGATGGTAATGCTTTCCTGGGTTTCATTTTGGGTTGACCAGAGAGCTGTTCCTGCAAGAGTTTCCTTGG GAATCACCATGGTGTTGACCATGTCCACGATCCTCTCTGGGGTGTGCGCCTCCACGCCCCAGGTGTCCTACGTCAAGGCCGTGGACGTGTACCTATGGGTTAGCTCCCTCTTTGTCTTCCTGTCAGTCCTTGAGTACGCAACCGTGAACTACCTCACCACAGTGAAGACAGGGAAG ATTTCTGGAATGTACAGTATTGATGCAGCTCAAGCCATGGCCTTCGATGGTTGTTACCATGACAGTACAACTGACACGGACCAGACATCCTTTTCTCTACACTCAGAAGAGGACTCCATGCAAGAAAGATGCACAGGCAACCTCAGCACAGATTCACCTccgataaagagaagaaaattgctCGGAGGGCAGGTTGGTAGAATCATTTTGGAGAACAACCATGTCATTGACACCTATTCAAGGATTTTATTTCCCATTGTGTACattacatttaatttgttttactgGAGTATTTATGTGTGA